A section of the bacterium genome encodes:
- a CDS encoding aminotransferase class III-fold pyridoxal phosphate-dependent enzyme — protein GLTYSGYPLGCAAALASISVYEEENLVEKAAENGVYLEKKLHECLDGNPWLGEIRGKGLLQVIELVSNTDTKKPLSPWNAELSNEMKVLKQKLLSHGLFVFLRWNMLFITPPLSVSKKQIDHGVNIIKTAIHETQAYFISEGG, from the coding sequence GTGGACTAACTTACAGTGGTTATCCCTTAGGTTGTGCAGCGGCATTGGCTAGCATATCCGTTTATGAAGAAGAGAACCTTGTTGAAAAAGCTGCAGAAAATGGGGTATATTTAGAAAAAAAACTTCATGAATGTTTGGATGGGAATCCGTGGTTAGGAGAAATACGAGGTAAAGGTCTTTTGCAAGTTATAGAGCTGGTGAGTAACACAGACACTAAAAAACCTCTTTCTCCTTGGAATGCAGAGTTAAGCAATGAAATGAAAGTTTTAAAACAAAAGCTATTAAGTCATGGTTTGTTTGTATTTTTAAGGTGGAATATGCTCTTTATAACGCCACCTTTATCTGTGTCGAAAAAGCAAATAGATCATGGTGTAAATATAATTAAAACCGCTATACATGAGACTCAGGCGTATTTTATTTCCGAAGGAGGTTAA
- a CDS encoding HEXXH motif-containing putative peptide modification protein, which yields MIKKEDLIKEISKNTVFDHLVPPFRSSLIQKILNRKILPAEELNNSSTLSLSAAVYRNCLDHFHTLKMTSKTPIIIERTDSDLSSWEFIFNEVKERKASLHCPNNNELTKVQKAFFYLKKHCLTSYKNTNETITHICFFKSDSWKSGSHPHFFGCIFLNIDQAIEELALAIVHELAHQELFLLNLIDRLVLSDSDYNLVHAPFQKRERPPIGRLHSAHALFRMRQFKKSAKQSTSDLDLTLKNTIKTFNSGRELTTFANKIIHDIYNLSLNK from the coding sequence ATGATTAAAAAAGAAGATTTAATTAAAGAAATTAGCAAAAATACTGTTTTTGATCACTTAGTCCCTCCATTTCGATCATCTTTAATTCAAAAAATATTAAACCGAAAAATATTACCTGCTGAAGAACTGAATAATTCAAGCACTTTATCACTTTCAGCGGCTGTATACAGAAACTGCTTAGATCACTTTCATACTTTAAAAATGACTTCAAAGACTCCGATTATAATAGAAAGAACCGATTCTGATCTAAGTAGCTGGGAATTCATTTTTAATGAAGTGAAAGAAAGAAAAGCTAGTCTACATTGCCCTAATAATAACGAACTCACAAAAGTACAAAAAGCTTTTTTTTACTTAAAAAAACATTGTTTAACATCATACAAAAATACAAATGAAACAATTACTCATATTTGTTTTTTTAAAAGTGATAGCTGGAAGTCTGGTTCACACCCCCACTTTTTTGGGTGTATTTTTCTAAATATAGATCAAGCAATTGAAGAGCTTGCGTTAGCCATTGTTCATGAACTTGCTCATCAAGAGTTATTTTTATTAAACCTTATTGATCGATTAGTTTTGTCAGATTCTGATTACAACCTTGTTCACGCACCTTTCCAAAAAAGAGAGCGGCCTCCAATTGGTAGGTTACATTCAGCTCATGCTTTATTTAGAATGCGACAGTTTAAAAAAAGTGCAAAACAGTCTACTTCGGATCTAGATCTAACCTTAAAAAACACAATCAAAACCTTTAACTCTGGAAGAGAACTTACAACTTTTGCAAATAAAATTATTCATGACATTTACAATCTATCTTTAAACAAATAA
- a CDS encoding ABC transporter substrate-binding protein, producing the protein MCNDKKILILCLVLSTMVVTFFSCQYKKKREVGSEITVLKVPITSMPDFRISRGNHLSTKKIIDNVYENLVNIDEALSPMPEIASIWKIDNKNNAIKFSIDKSKVFHDGERVTSKTILNAFLKMYEKNSAAVSQLKSLEKCKRHDYCEGFEIIDDFNFIIRIRNKNFSLLMKKLASTRAMIFREVKGSFLGTGPYKITSSNEKRTVLTKNDERANFESIVYTKMEPEEAYQNFLKKKVDTIIDIESNINLTELPQGVSSTQKVAGTYTLLFNLENSVFRNKQVRLAVAKTMNVSFISKVQKNKCIPAGGMIPQGYLGHTPYGYSINIAEAKRLIEKNVKLKDRHVNLGLRNRFKNNIKMHNYLVENFNNIGLNLSIEYLPYDKLNQKFRNRVLDMMYKGEALINYDPVTFFSGYLGTKYTKKFSGYENIKLVQLFEEYENITSRIEKLKILKKMQNIFFEDVPAIPLFYLVAETWYGPGLAVEKEKSLNLKFWDFSYAKIKSKS; encoded by the coding sequence ATGTGTAACGATAAAAAGATCTTAATTTTATGCCTAGTTCTTTCAACTATGGTTGTGACTTTCTTTTCATGTCAATATAAAAAAAAACGCGAAGTAGGTAGTGAAATAACTGTGTTAAAAGTTCCAATCACTTCGATGCCAGATTTTCGTATTAGTCGAGGTAATCACTTAAGTACAAAAAAAATTATTGATAATGTGTATGAAAACCTTGTGAACATAGATGAAGCTTTGTCACCTATGCCAGAAATTGCATCTATATGGAAGATAGATAATAAAAATAATGCGATTAAGTTCTCAATTGATAAAAGCAAGGTTTTTCATGATGGTGAAAGAGTAACTTCTAAAACTATTTTAAATGCATTTTTGAAAATGTATGAAAAAAATAGTGCGGCTGTTTCTCAATTAAAATCGTTAGAGAAGTGCAAAAGACATGATTATTGTGAGGGATTTGAAATTATAGATGATTTTAACTTTATAATTAGAATTAGAAATAAAAATTTTTCTCTACTTATGAAAAAATTAGCAAGCACTAGAGCTATGATATTTAGAGAGGTGAAAGGGAGTTTCCTTGGAACGGGTCCGTATAAAATTACTTCTTCTAATGAAAAAAGGACTGTTCTCACGAAAAATGATGAAAGAGCAAATTTTGAAAGTATTGTATATACAAAAATGGAACCTGAAGAAGCATATCAAAATTTTCTTAAAAAGAAAGTTGATACAATAATAGATATAGAATCTAATATAAATTTAACTGAACTCCCTCAAGGTGTTTCTTCAACTCAAAAAGTTGCTGGAACATACACGCTTTTATTTAACTTAGAAAATAGTGTTTTTAGAAACAAGCAAGTTCGTTTAGCAGTTGCTAAAACAATGAATGTTTCTTTTATTTCTAAAGTTCAAAAAAATAAATGTATTCCTGCAGGAGGTATGATTCCCCAAGGTTATTTAGGCCATACTCCATATGGATATAGTATTAATATAGCTGAAGCTAAAAGACTAATTGAAAAAAATGTAAAATTGAAAGATAGACATGTTAACTTAGGTTTAAGAAATAGATTTAAAAATAATATTAAAATGCATAATTATTTAGTAGAAAATTTTAATAATATTGGTCTAAACCTTTCTATTGAGTATTTGCCATATGATAAGCTTAATCAAAAATTTAGAAATAGAGTTCTTGATATGATGTATAAAGGAGAGGCTCTTATTAATTATGATCCAGTTACTTTTTTCTCAGGCTATCTTGGTACTAAATATACAAAAAAGTTTTCAGGATATGAAAATATTAAATTAGTTCAACTATTTGAAGAGTATGAAAACATAACATCAAGAATAGAAAAGTTGAAAATTTTAAAAAAAATGCAAAATATATTTTTCGAGGATGTGCCTGCTATACCATTGTTTTATTTAGTTGCTGAAACTTGGTATGGTCCTGGTTTAGCAGTCGAGAAAGAAAAAAGTTTAAACTTAAAATTTTGGGATTTTTCGTATGCAAAAATTAAATCAAAATCTTGA
- a CDS encoding MFS transporter yields MQKLNQNLEVNMPKKLNVELIIKHLGIYRAFHASAVQFNSVIFRLIVGVLALISGISPTAVAIVTFIEFSLNGLLEVPLGYLADTLGRVPSIILGLMMYMSGLSCVYVALILNNQWSAYLFVAHGILIGLGKPFKSGSVEAFYQNALDLHCKNDSEKKLLLTSLTDSQRYGKFYVLISVTVAFFLSWIFNLLNALPHVFIVGISLYAVCIRILWKDYLIFGDIEKRKNNSSFKKVFKTILQNRKIKLSILYNFYFWMIGVVIAGYLLVSLGREHEGSEQWIFMLSFMYGWSAIGPIVRGYLLPHLIKRMSTKAYLITFCANIVVFSSIFLLLYQKVHFTFQALYLLFYGVIFHVSFSAFQNLSMNHLMEQIKKENYATALSIQNIPGFLGVGLYSLYLILFRSGAPTVHEAFISVLIFSLCYIFVIYYFEGNSKGIAENE; encoded by the coding sequence ATGCAAAAATTAAATCAAAATCTTGAGGTAAATATGCCTAAAAAATTGAATGTAGAATTGATTATTAAACACTTGGGAATTTATAGAGCTTTTCATGCGTCAGCTGTTCAATTTAACTCTGTAATATTTCGACTGATTGTAGGTGTTTTGGCACTTATTTCAGGAATTTCTCCAACTGCTGTAGCAATTGTTACGTTTATTGAGTTTTCACTAAATGGTTTATTAGAAGTCCCCCTTGGTTATCTGGCAGACACTCTTGGTCGAGTACCTTCTATTATTTTAGGCTTAATGATGTATATGTCAGGTTTAAGTTGTGTGTATGTAGCTTTGATTCTTAATAATCAATGGTCTGCTTATTTATTTGTAGCTCACGGCATATTAATTGGTTTGGGAAAACCATTTAAATCTGGGTCTGTTGAAGCTTTTTATCAAAATGCTTTAGATTTACATTGTAAAAATGATTCAGAAAAAAAGCTTTTGTTAACAAGCCTTACAGACAGTCAAAGGTATGGAAAATTTTATGTTTTAATCTCTGTGACAGTTGCCTTTTTTTTGTCTTGGATATTTAATTTATTAAACGCTTTACCTCATGTGTTTATTGTTGGAATATCTCTATATGCGGTTTGTATTAGGATTTTATGGAAAGATTATTTGATTTTTGGTGATATAGAGAAGCGCAAAAATAACTCAAGTTTTAAAAAAGTTTTCAAAACTATATTGCAGAATAGAAAAATTAAATTGTCAATACTATATAACTTTTACTTTTGGATGATTGGAGTGGTTATTGCTGGTTATTTACTTGTTTCTTTAGGTAGGGAGCATGAAGGAAGTGAACAGTGGATTTTTATGCTTTCCTTTATGTATGGATGGTCTGCAATTGGCCCAATTGTGAGAGGCTATCTACTTCCTCATCTTATTAAAAGAATGAGCACAAAAGCTTATTTAATAACTTTTTGTGCAAATATTGTGGTTTTTAGTTCAATATTTTTATTGTTATATCAAAAGGTGCATTTTACTTTTCAAGCCTTGTATCTCCTTTTTTACGGAGTAATATTTCATGTATCTTTTTCAGCTTTTCAGAATTTGTCAATGAATCACCTTATGGAGCAAATTAAAAAAGAAAATTATGCAACTGCTTTGAGTATACAAAATATTCCGGGATTTTTAGGAGTAGGTTTATATAGTTTATATTTAATTTTATTTCGTAGTGGAGCGCCAACAGTTCATGAAGCATTTATATCAGTGTTAATTTTTTCACTTTGCTATATTTTTGTTATTTATTACTTTGAAGGGAATAGTAAAGGTATAGCTGAGAATGAGTAA
- a CDS encoding HAMP domain-containing histidine kinase, which translates to MSNKKKVSLKQVLKKSEQSILVYAFIFNFVVISIVLSNLLISSEKSKLKQTVNQLSAIVKSSIQIGDEIEIRNILVKTLETSSVVNVDVVGDNIMPINISKNKKYGRDKGTLFDFLFSNFITQKEDFYIYENSKLKYSMAVTFPNFVRGQILLYAIFSAILIAAILMLILRIHLKMVLIRVVNPIDNLTYYIEGFNARTNASYFSKNNNLDLVEVRKIKESFDLLQNKNKKLYEKLLKNKIDEEAIKIASQVAHDIRSPLTALNVVSKDLASLSENSRVLLRSSIHRIQDIANNLVSQSSEKVKEKESIEKQNLESNLLLPIIEEIVSEKRYQLRSRAGVNVTLDGEKAYGLFAKVNDSSLKRIISNLINNSVEAFDDSGEVVVTVSDNEKNNTEVLLSIKDNGKGISKDILPKLAQRGISFGKDTNKESGSGLGLYHAKNNIEQWGGRFLIESEEGKGTEVKLYLPKAKAPTWFVPAIHLKGIKNIVILDDDESIHQVWDRRLRKYIDKYAINLQHARSPEDFKKLTEGQKSLLCLCDYELLGFEDTGLDLIEDNGLEDVSILVTSRYAEEKVQERCEKMGVKLIPKTSADLVPFNVEEVQRKTQYDAVLIDDDPLIHSVWKMRVRDTDKSILMFEDPKVFYQKVDEISKQTPIYIDQNLSDGQLGTEVAKTIASLGFKKLYLATGEEKSSIKVKLKDDVNIFVDIVGKDVPWD; encoded by the coding sequence ATGAGTAACAAAAAAAAAGTTAGTTTGAAGCAGGTTCTAAAAAAGTCTGAACAATCAATTTTAGTATATGCATTTATATTTAATTTTGTAGTGATATCAATTGTACTTTCAAATCTTCTTATTAGTTCTGAAAAAAGTAAACTAAAACAAACAGTTAATCAATTGTCAGCTATAGTTAAGTCAAGTATTCAAATTGGTGATGAAATTGAAATTAGAAATATTCTAGTGAAAACTCTAGAAACATCTTCAGTTGTTAACGTTGATGTTGTGGGTGATAATATTATGCCGATAAATATCTCAAAAAATAAAAAATATGGTAGAGATAAAGGCACGTTGTTTGATTTTCTGTTTTCAAATTTTATAACTCAAAAAGAAGATTTCTATATTTATGAAAATTCAAAATTAAAGTATTCAATGGCAGTTACATTTCCAAATTTTGTTAGAGGTCAGATTCTTTTGTATGCAATATTTTCAGCGATTTTAATTGCGGCAATTCTAATGCTTATTCTTAGAATACACCTTAAAATGGTTTTAATCAGAGTAGTTAATCCTATTGATAATTTAACGTATTATATTGAAGGATTTAACGCTAGAACTAATGCTAGTTATTTTAGTAAAAATAACAATTTAGATCTTGTGGAAGTTAGAAAAATTAAAGAGTCATTTGATTTGCTTCAGAATAAAAATAAAAAGTTATATGAAAAATTATTAAAGAATAAAATTGATGAGGAAGCTATAAAAATTGCCTCACAAGTTGCACATGATATTCGCTCTCCTTTAACTGCTTTAAATGTAGTATCTAAAGACTTAGCAAGTTTATCTGAAAACTCAAGAGTTCTATTAAGATCATCGATACACAGGATACAAGATATTGCCAATAACCTTGTAAGTCAAAGTAGTGAAAAAGTTAAAGAAAAAGAAAGTATTGAAAAACAAAACCTAGAATCAAATTTATTACTTCCAATCATCGAGGAAATAGTTTCAGAAAAACGTTATCAACTAAGAAGTAGAGCAGGAGTTAATGTAACTTTAGATGGTGAGAAAGCTTATGGTTTGTTTGCAAAAGTAAATGATTCTTCATTGAAACGTATTATTTCAAATTTGATTAATAATAGTGTGGAAGCGTTTGATGATTCTGGAGAAGTTGTTGTTACTGTCAGTGATAACGAAAAAAATAATACTGAGGTTTTGTTAAGTATAAAAGATAATGGAAAAGGCATTTCAAAGGATATCTTGCCAAAACTAGCACAAAGAGGCATCTCATTTGGAAAAGATACAAATAAAGAGTCTGGTTCGGGATTAGGTCTATACCACGCAAAGAATAATATAGAGCAATGGGGCGGTAGATTCTTGATAGAATCTGAAGAAGGTAAAGGAACAGAAGTTAAGCTTTATCTTCCAAAAGCCAAAGCACCCACTTGGTTTGTGCCGGCAATTCATCTTAAAGGTATTAAAAATATTGTTATTTTAGATGATGATGAGTCGATTCATCAAGTATGGGACAGGCGTTTAAGGAAGTATATAGATAAGTACGCAATTAATTTACAACATGCTCGAAGTCCAGAAGATTTTAAAAAATTAACAGAGGGTCAGAAAAGCCTATTATGTTTATGTGATTATGAGTTGCTAGGCTTTGAAGATACGGGTTTAGATTTAATTGAAGACAATGGTTTAGAAGATGTATCTATATTGGTAACCAGTAGGTATGCTGAAGAAAAAGTACAAGAACGATGTGAAAAAATGGGTGTAAAACTGATTCCTAAAACATCCGCCGATCTTGTACCTTTTAATGTAGAAGAAGTTCAGAGAAAAACACAGTATGATGCAGTATTGATTGATGATGATCCACTGATTCATAGTGTTTGGAAGATGAGAGTAAGAGATACGGATAAATCAATTTTGATGTTTGAAGATCCTAAAGTGTTTTATCAAAAGGTTGATGAAATTTCTAAGCAAACACCTATTTATATCGACCAGAATTTAAGTGATGGTCAGCTAGGGACTGAAGTGGCAAAAACGATTGCAAGCCTTGGCTTTAAAAAATTATATTTAGCCACTGGAGAAGAAAAAAGTTCAATTAAAGTAAAATTGAAAGATGATGTGAATATTTTTGTTGATATTGTTGGTAAAGATGTGCCCTGGGACTGA
- the tsaA gene encoding tRNA (N6-threonylcarbamoyladenosine(37)-N6)-methyltransferase TrmO, translated as MIKEVTLYPIGYVQSPRKKHQDDEWGNIISKIEIDKKYGVDSLQGMDSFSHAEIVFYMDRVLPDKIITGTRHPRNNPNHPKVGVFAQRVKNRPNQIGVSTVKILKLEGNILTVQSLDAIDGTPVLDIKPFFSEMRPNEGIRSPKWVKDIMKNYY; from the coding sequence ATGATTAAAGAAGTTACGTTATATCCTATTGGGTATGTTCAATCTCCAAGGAAAAAACATCAAGACGATGAATGGGGAAATATTATTTCAAAAATTGAAATAGATAAAAAATATGGTGTTGATTCTTTACAGGGAATGGATAGTTTTTCACATGCAGAAATTGTTTTTTATATGGATCGCGTATTACCAGACAAAATTATAACGGGTACAAGGCACCCCAGAAATAATCCTAATCATCCCAAAGTTGGAGTTTTTGCACAGAGGGTAAAAAACAGGCCTAATCAGATTGGAGTTTCAACTGTCAAAATATTAAAGCTTGAAGGTAATATACTAACGGTTCAAAGTTTAGATGCCATTGATGGCACCCCAGTTTTAGATATTAAACCATTTTTTAGTGAAATGCGTCCAAATGAGGGCATACGATCTCCCAAATGGGTAAAAGATATAATGAAAAATTATTATTAA
- a CDS encoding MATE family efflux transporter — translation MYYLKKILKISLPNVIGLGSKFVCDLINIFWMAQVSTEAVAGVVTVTMITWMVIVFDDMFKAGAVSIVSRNFGAKEYSKVKSYIFHLLVWKTLFIVLFVGFVLTLLGPILDLFVISDVKTAAYNYGLIRIATLPLQFLLFSTVSCLNCLGKGSLAMYPPLIANIINLLLDPIFIFKKAYGLNIGMGLNESGAALATAVSFLVSSVIGLIILARHSRSIGTEDYDKSFSTQKMLSMLKIGYPVGIRNFIRHGTNLFLLKIVALYGTVHIAAYGTVGRMMGVYYVPILAFLMGGTALIGHEIGKKNQEAIQHIAKTIFWCMGVIMGSLLLFNIVYGVELIQFFSQSALGVESSYKLLVFGMLGLLFIALSAHKLAQIAASKNLNKLFYAVALSRLGVQVPLVIVFALVLDLPIGYIWLTFPIADFAEMGYLNFFKE, via the coding sequence ATGTACTATCTAAAGAAAATCCTTAAAATATCTTTGCCGAACGTTATCGGCTTAGGTTCAAAGTTTGTCTGTGATTTGATCAACATTTTTTGGATGGCTCAGGTGAGCACGGAAGCTGTTGCTGGCGTTGTTACGGTTACTATGATCACGTGGATGGTTATAGTTTTTGATGACATGTTTAAGGCAGGAGCGGTATCGATTGTCTCTAGAAACTTCGGTGCTAAAGAATACTCTAAAGTAAAGTCTTATATCTTTCATTTATTGGTGTGGAAGACACTGTTTATTGTTTTATTTGTTGGCTTTGTCTTGACTCTGCTAGGCCCCATTTTGGATTTGTTTGTCATCAGTGATGTGAAAACGGCGGCCTATAACTATGGCTTGATTCGAATTGCTACATTGCCACTTCAATTTTTATTATTCTCAACAGTATCATGTCTAAATTGTCTAGGAAAAGGAAGTTTGGCCATGTATCCACCCCTTATTGCCAATATCATTAACTTGCTGTTGGACCCCATTTTTATATTCAAGAAAGCCTATGGTTTAAATATTGGCATGGGTTTGAATGAAAGTGGGGCTGCCTTGGCAACAGCAGTGTCTTTCTTAGTATCATCTGTGATTGGACTGATTATTTTAGCCAGACATTCACGCAGCATTGGAACAGAGGATTATGATAAAAGTTTCAGTACTCAAAAAATGCTCAGCATGCTTAAAATTGGTTATCCAGTAGGTATACGCAATTTTATACGCCATGGAACCAACTTGTTTCTTCTTAAAATAGTGGCTTTGTACGGAACGGTTCATATTGCCGCTTATGGAACTGTAGGTAGGATGATGGGTGTGTATTATGTACCAATTTTGGCTTTTTTAATGGGTGGAACCGCTTTAATTGGCCATGAAATTGGTAAAAAAAATCAAGAAGCCATACAGCACATCGCAAAAACCATTTTTTGGTGCATGGGGGTGATTATGGGGTCTTTACTATTGTTTAATATTGTCTATGGCGTTGAATTAATCCAATTTTTTAGCCAAAGTGCTTTGGGTGTAGAGTCGTCTTATAAGCTTTTGGTTTTTGGTATGTTAGGGCTTTTATTTATAGCGCTGAGTGCACATAAGCTAGCTCAAATAGCAGCCAGTAAAAACCTCAATAAACTTTTTTATGCCGTAGCCCTGTCTAGGCTGGGTGTGCAAGTGCCGTTGGTCATTGTTTTTGCATTGGTTTTAGACTTACCCATAGGATACATATGGCTAACATTTCCTATAGCGGACTTTGCTGAGATGGGATATTTGAACTTTTTTAAAGAGTAA
- a CDS encoding ATP-binding protein produces MTDIFFKKIVLENYKCFQSQSIELNCPDGNTLGSGLNILIGENGTGKTSILEAVNFLTQSRYSSENKLTINDYYDYGKTIKILGHTKEFKCKSSIDFNNTQNNKLHFKASGIVFEAKSRDRKEANKLLSSPLMIKNRFYVNDRKYYKGSKQKGDIDSRDISFSDSRIQEGGIDVFYFDKNRSRHLVSGIYKTTFDRVCEDLNWKFFKNLNEENIEKILQSITGEYFSNTINISQKDIGKKLAKEMVQFFKNDLFKDLKIDLVDILRPFSNASIVIRADEGLKQINTKNLGSGIEIIMTLLLLKSLSGGAKNNSVIYLIDEPELHLHPKAQESLAKILLEESKEKQIIISTHSPYMFKELLPHSGLITLQNKESKILIQKEDSAQKPRLLPWSPSWGEINFIAYGMPTVEFHNELYGYLCEITNNNQIKSFETFLKNRAVKQNKTWIKIKDNNEEINEPVTLHTYIRNSIHHPENRKNLEYSDKELKNSIEGMIEILKQIKEEKLNG; encoded by the coding sequence ATGACAGATATATTTTTTAAAAAAATAGTGCTTGAAAACTATAAGTGCTTTCAAAGCCAATCTATTGAGCTTAATTGTCCTGATGGAAATACATTAGGTAGTGGGCTAAATATATTAATTGGAGAAAATGGCACAGGTAAAACTTCAATTCTAGAAGCGGTTAATTTTTTAACTCAGTCAAGATATAGCTCTGAAAATAAGCTAACTATCAATGATTATTATGATTATGGAAAAACAATTAAAATCCTTGGTCATACAAAAGAATTTAAATGTAAATCTTCTATTGATTTTAATAATACACAGAATAACAAGTTACATTTTAAAGCTTCAGGGATTGTTTTTGAAGCTAAGTCAAGAGACCGTAAAGAAGCCAATAAGCTGCTTTCTTCCCCGCTCATGATTAAAAACCGTTTTTATGTTAATGATAGAAAGTATTATAAAGGTTCTAAACAAAAAGGAGATATTGATTCTCGGGATATAAGCTTTTCTGATAGTCGAATTCAAGAAGGAGGGATTGATGTTTTTTATTTTGATAAAAATAGATCTCGGCACCTTGTTTCAGGCATTTATAAAACAACATTCGACAGAGTATGTGAAGATTTGAACTGGAAATTTTTTAAAAATCTTAATGAAGAAAACATAGAAAAAATTTTGCAAAGTATAACGGGTGAGTATTTTTCGAATACGATTAATATCTCTCAAAAAGATATTGGTAAAAAGCTTGCCAAGGAAATGGTTCAGTTCTTTAAAAATGATCTCTTTAAAGATTTAAAGATAGACCTTGTTGATATACTCAGGCCTTTTTCTAATGCTTCCATAGTAATTAGAGCCGATGAAGGTTTAAAGCAGATCAATACAAAAAATCTCGGCTCAGGTATAGAGATTATAATGACATTGCTTTTATTAAAATCTTTATCAGGTGGTGCAAAAAATAACAGTGTCATTTATCTTATTGATGAACCTGAGCTTCACCTTCATCCAAAAGCACAGGAATCTTTAGCAAAGATACTGCTCGAGGAATCAAAGGAAAAACAAATAATAATATCTACGCATTCACCGTATATGTTCAAAGAGCTTCTTCCCCATTCGGGGCTAATAACATTGCAAAATAAAGAAAGTAAAATACTGATTCAAAAGGAAGATAGTGCACAAAAACCAAGATTGCTTCCATGGAGTCCATCATGGGGAGAAATTAATTTTATAGCATACGGTATGCCTACAGTTGAATTTCATAATGAACTTTACGGTTATTTATGTGAAATCACAAATAACAATCAAATTAAAAGCTTTGAAACATTTTTAAAAAATAGAGCTGTTAAGCAAAATAAAACCTGGATCAAAATTAAAGATAATAACGAAGAAATTAATGAACCCGTAACCCTTCATACATACATAAGAAACTCTATTCACCATCCAGAAAATAGAAAAAACCTTGAGTATTCGGACAAAGAATTAAAAAATTCAATTGAAGGCATGATTGAAATTTTAAAGCAAATAAAAGAGGAAAAACTCAATGGGTAA